One region of Kwoniella newhampshirensis strain CBS 13917 chromosome 6, whole genome shotgun sequence genomic DNA includes:
- a CDS encoding TIGR01456 family HAD hydrolase, translating to MLRSSRRRTTEIFKSTLASRRSLNSHSSSVPFPEKLAFAFDIDGVLKQGHHNVLPQAKRVLQLLSGSDGRLSKPIPFLLITNGGGVPDEERRAALSSELGVQLGPDQLVQSHTPLRDYVKKYQEKPVLVIGGAGESCRRVAESYGLKHAYIPQDIIKWRPAIWDRTQLTKGEESFAKTVDFSQIPLSAVFVMHDTHDWGRDIMLILDTLSAKDGILGTRRENRDDQGEVELVLSNADVEWRSDWPISRLGQGAFRLSLEAVYKATTGLQLPYKQFGKPFKATYDFSELSLRRYLSSVGRNPDVPLNVYMVGDNPASDIAGANAHGWSSILVRTGVFRDPNGEVPEHEPTVIADDVEKGVEWAIRRETGLIL from the exons ATGttgagatcatcaagaagaagaacgaccGAGATCTTCAAATCCACTCTCGcgtcgagaaggagctTGAACA GTCATTCGAGTTCTGTCCCTTTTCCGGAGAAGCTGGCATTCGCATTTGACATT GACGGCGTGCTCAAACAAGGTCATCACAATGTCTTGCCGCAAGCCAAGAGGGTATTGCAACTGTTATCAGGATCAGATGGGAGATTGTCAAA ACCCATCCCATTCTTATTGATTAcgaatggaggaggtgtcccggatgaagagagaagagcggCCCTCTCTTCAGAACTAGGCGTGCAA CTTGGTCCAGATCAACTGGTGCAGAGTCATACACCTCTGAGAGACTATGTGAAGAAATATCAAGAGAAACCTGTTCTGGTGATAGGCGGGGCTGGAGAGAGTTGCAGGAGAGTCGCAGAATC ATATGGCCTCAAACACGCGTACATACCCCAAGATATCATCAAGTGGAGGCCGGCGATATGGGACAGAACACAACTAACGAAAGGGGAAGAGTCCTTTGCAAAG ACCGTCGACTTCTCCCAGATCCCGCTGTCCGCCGTATTCGTCATGCATGACACCCATGATTGGGGTCGCGATATCATGCTCATCCTCGATACTTTGTCGGCGAAAGATGGAATCCTTGGGACTCGAAGAGAGAACAGGGACGATCAGGGAGAGGTCGAGTTGGTCTTGAGCAATGCGGATGTGGAGTGGAGATC CGACTGGCCGATATCTCGTCTGGGTCAAGGAGCGTTCCGACTCTCTCTTGAGGCGGTgtacaag GCGACCACCGGCTTGCAACTCCCATATAAGCAATTCGGTAAACCCTTCAAAGCGACATACGACTTCTCCGAGCTATCCCTACGAAGATATCTATCTTCAGTAGGCAGGAATCCCGACGTCCCCCTAAATGT ATACATGGTTGGAGACAATCCCGCGTCCGATATCGCCGGAGCAAACGCGCACGGTTGGTCTTCGATCCTCGTTCGAACAGGTGTTTTTAGAGATCCGAACGGGGAGGTACCGGAACATGAACCGACGGTCATCGCGGACGATGTGGAGAAAGGTGTAGAGTGGGCTATAAGACGAGAGACGGGTTTGATCTTGTAA